In a genomic window of Methanoregula sp. UBA64:
- a CDS encoding CheF family chemotaxis protein: MKEIPVKTEHEGKWIVVKAAVGDDRIVFPAPVNKEILFKSIFDLDERKSILIVSAKGNPETIIKIASVEKVLVILKRLFLANCNAYRLMAYFMSPAIRGGVMIKNAQWEKGSIVVVKTGIWFVSAVKQVCVPLTDVAAIELTKRDVQGKQTDVVRIDHVESGEVVSSMVLCPLSTLQVLANFLKDTTKGIDMKGTELDALDQQVAMLVYSGMDSHAIENMLSIPHKQLDGIYDRIIKLGIAEVMTIRREVQLTTKGVRYISDATKTQTNQN; the protein is encoded by the coding sequence ATGAAAGAAATTCCCGTAAAAACCGAACATGAAGGCAAATGGATTGTGGTCAAGGCTGCGGTCGGCGATGACCGCATCGTCTTTCCCGCTCCCGTGAATAAGGAGATCCTTTTTAAATCCATCTTCGATCTTGACGAACGAAAGAGCATTCTTATCGTTTCAGCGAAGGGCAACCCTGAGACCATTATAAAAATCGCCAGCGTGGAAAAGGTCCTTGTTATCTTAAAGCGGCTGTTTCTGGCCAACTGCAATGCATACCGGCTCATGGCATATTTCATGTCCCCGGCTATCCGCGGCGGTGTCATGATCAAGAATGCCCAGTGGGAGAAGGGCAGCATTGTCGTCGTGAAAACAGGCATCTGGTTTGTCAGTGCGGTAAAACAGGTCTGTGTCCCGCTTACTGATGTCGCAGCAATTGAGCTGACAAAGCGGGACGTACAGGGAAAGCAGACCGATGTGGTCCGTATCGATCACGTGGAGTCCGGGGAAGTGGTGTCAAGCATGGTCCTTTGTCCGCTCTCCACGCTCCAGGTGCTTGCCAATTTCTTAAAAGATACCACAAAAGGCATTGATATGAAAGGGACCGAGCTGGACGCTCTCGACCAGCAGGTTGCAATGCTCGTATATTCCGGGATGGATTCCCATGCAATCGAGAATATGCTAAGCATCCCCCACAAGCAGCTCGACGGGATCTATGACCGGATTATCAAACTGGGAATTGCGGAAGTTATGACGATACGCCGGGAAGTCCAGCTTACGACGAAAGGCGTGCGATACATTTCCGATGCCACCAAAACCCAAACAAACCAAAATTAA
- a CDS encoding response regulator — protein sequence MGTILIVDDTLFMRTLLKNILFSGGHTIAGEAANGEEAVAKYKELKPDLVTMDVVMPKVNGIEALKAIKQLDPAARVVMCTAVGQEQMVKLAIKTGAKGYIVKPFQAPKVLEEIKNVLAS from the coding sequence ATGGGAACCATTTTGATCGTGGACGATACACTCTTTATGCGAACCCTTCTCAAAAACATCCTCTTCTCCGGCGGCCATACCATTGCCGGCGAGGCTGCGAACGGGGAAGAAGCCGTTGCCAAGTACAAGGAACTCAAGCCCGACCTTGTTACGATGGATGTGGTCATGCCCAAGGTAAACGGGATCGAAGCCTTAAAGGCGATAAAACAGCTCGATCCTGCAGCCCGGGTTGTCATGTGTACTGCAGTCGGACAGGAGCAGATGGTCAAACTCGCGATAAAAACCGGTGCCAAAGGATATATTGTAAAGCCATTCCAGGCCCCAAAAGTCCTTGAAGAGATCAAAAACGTCCTTGCGTCCTGA
- the cheB gene encoding chemotaxis-specific protein-glutamate methyltransferase CheB, with protein MVKVLIVDDSVLMRTVIRDMLQKDPSIEIVGTAANGIEALEKIDSLKPELITLDIEMPKMNGLEVLRELKTVSWHPKTLMFSSLTSEGAEMTNEAIRLGADDFMLKPKDVPQLRLIADELVATIRHLTTDPMPSPREVAPPVLPQNGNSQRVVLIGSSAGGPPMLDQLVSKLPADLPAGVIITQHMPVGFTAPLAARFNRISKMPVKETENGDMIKDGMIFVSKAGVHTMIGTALSADGKKTGRIIHSSAPPVHAVRPAVDKTFESAAQVFGKNIVSVVLSGMGNDAGAGAYAIKQAGGTSIICDQKDCLVYGMARSAIQKNAVDKVLPLVKIPDAIERMVRHMAEN; from the coding sequence ATGGTAAAGGTTCTCATCGTCGATGACTCCGTATTGATGCGGACAGTCATCCGGGACATGCTGCAAAAAGATCCTTCCATCGAGATAGTGGGAACGGCAGCTAACGGGATTGAGGCACTGGAAAAGATAGACTCCCTCAAACCGGAGCTGATCACGCTCGATATCGAGATGCCGAAGATGAACGGTCTGGAGGTCCTGCGTGAACTCAAAACCGTCTCGTGGCACCCAAAAACCCTGATGTTCAGCTCGCTCACCTCAGAAGGTGCGGAGATGACGAACGAGGCCATCCGGCTGGGTGCAGACGATTTCATGCTCAAGCCAAAGGATGTCCCGCAGCTCCGGCTCATTGCTGACGAACTGGTTGCAACCATCCGTCACCTGACAACGGATCCGATGCCGTCGCCCCGCGAAGTGGCACCGCCGGTCCTGCCGCAGAACGGGAATTCCCAGCGGGTCGTCCTTATCGGCTCCTCTGCCGGAGGTCCGCCCATGCTGGACCAGCTTGTCTCAAAACTTCCCGCAGATCTCCCGGCGGGTGTCATCATTACCCAGCATATGCCGGTGGGATTTACCGCACCGCTTGCTGCCCGGTTCAACCGGATCTCAAAAATGCCGGTAAAAGAGACGGAAAACGGGGATATGATAAAGGACGGGATGATCTTTGTCTCCAAAGCCGGGGTCCACACCATGATCGGTACGGCGCTATCAGCAGACGGGAAAAAAACGGGCCGTATCATCCACTCCAGTGCCCCGCCGGTGCATGCCGTCCGTCCGGCGGTAGATAAAACCTTCGAATCTGCTGCGCAGGTATTCGGGAAAAATATTGTATCCGTGGTTTTGAGCGGAATGGGAAACGATGCCGGCGCTGGAGCATATGCAATAAAACAGGCCGGGGGAACAAGTATTATCTGTGATCAGAAGGACTGCCTTGTATACGGAATGGCACGCTCTGCAATCCAGAAAAATGCCGTTGACAAGGTCCTGCCCTTGGTAAAGATCCCGGATGCAATCGAGCGCATGGTAAGGCATATGGCGGAGAACTAA
- a CDS encoding chemotaxis protein CheA has product MSEFEQYRSLFVAESRENHENLVNNMLELEKGSDQTAIDEIFRSIHTLKGSSASMGFADMERLCHTMEDVFQLIRNGTAVITEDLSNILLACTDLIEEMLDDIESGGDSSAKNPDELVGQLKGWLEQHNAGGQEHPKPQVSQKAPAADDGVAPDSPESPAEGAGPVYVMTVTVAPDCMMKDVRALIAIQNLEVLGTIRSMQPSKEAIDEGNFDGTVHLVIASEAGEEALRTAALGTEIASVELKIEETPAAPAGTGAAAVKKAPDAEKKQQPAAADKNREIKNLRVDITQLDHIMNLVEDLVINRGRLKQIAEEHKIKEMDEAISMVERSVSELQSLMMTIRMIPLSHIFNRLPRVVRDVAQYDHKEVEFIMEGGETELDRSVMDGLNDPLLHLIRNAVNHGIESPEVREKAGKPRKGTVRLLAHRDRDNVIIELTDDGAGINVEKVKKKAVDKGLITAEVAATLTVEQAIDLLFQPGFSTADKITDISGRGVGLDVVKRSIESLKGTIKVETSPGKGSTFELLLPPTMAIVDVMIVRICSRRLAIPISSIVEVANFKKDGMHRIGKGDVTMLRDEVLQILWLNEMVGSSDRCEILIVVQYQKRKCCIPVDAVEGKQEVVVKPLSSFIGTTKGISGVTILGDGDVVPVLDINTMQE; this is encoded by the coding sequence ATGTCGGAATTTGAACAGTACCGGTCCCTTTTTGTTGCAGAATCCAGGGAAAACCATGAAAACCTGGTCAATAACATGCTGGAACTGGAAAAAGGATCCGATCAGACTGCAATCGACGAGATCTTCAGGTCCATCCATACGCTCAAGGGTTCGTCTGCCTCGATGGGTTTTGCCGACATGGAGCGCCTCTGCCACACCATGGAGGATGTCTTCCAGCTCATAAGGAACGGCACCGCAGTAATTACGGAGGATCTGAGCAACATTCTCCTTGCCTGTACCGATCTGATAGAGGAGATGCTGGACGACATCGAGTCCGGGGGGGATTCTTCAGCCAAAAACCCGGACGAACTGGTGGGGCAGCTCAAAGGGTGGCTCGAACAGCACAATGCCGGCGGACAGGAACACCCAAAACCGCAGGTATCTCAAAAAGCACCCGCCGCAGATGACGGGGTTGCACCCGACTCCCCGGAATCACCGGCTGAAGGGGCGGGTCCGGTATATGTCATGACCGTCACCGTTGCCCCCGACTGCATGATGAAGGATGTCCGGGCCCTGATAGCAATACAGAACCTTGAGGTGCTCGGCACCATCCGGTCCATGCAGCCGTCAAAAGAGGCAATCGATGAAGGAAATTTTGACGGGACCGTTCACCTTGTCATAGCGAGCGAAGCCGGCGAGGAAGCCCTCAGGACCGCTGCGCTCGGGACCGAGATCGCCTCTGTCGAGCTCAAAATCGAGGAAACGCCGGCGGCACCTGCGGGAACCGGAGCTGCAGCAGTAAAAAAGGCACCGGATGCGGAGAAAAAGCAGCAGCCCGCTGCGGCAGATAAAAACCGGGAGATCAAGAACCTTCGCGTGGATATCACGCAGCTCGACCATATCATGAACCTTGTCGAGGACCTGGTGATCAACCGCGGCCGGCTCAAACAGATCGCAGAGGAGCATAAGATAAAAGAGATGGACGAGGCGATCAGCATGGTGGAGCGCTCGGTCTCGGAGCTCCAGAGCCTGATGATGACCATCCGCATGATCCCGCTCTCCCATATCTTCAACCGCCTGCCCCGGGTCGTTCGCGACGTTGCCCAGTACGACCACAAGGAAGTGGAGTTCATCATGGAGGGCGGGGAGACGGAGCTTGACCGGAGCGTCATGGACGGTCTCAACGATCCCCTCCTCCACCTGATCAGGAATGCCGTAAATCACGGGATAGAATCCCCCGAGGTCCGGGAAAAAGCCGGAAAGCCGCGGAAAGGTACGGTCCGGCTTCTGGCACACCGGGACCGGGACAATGTGATCATCGAGCTGACCGATGACGGCGCCGGCATCAATGTCGAAAAAGTCAAGAAAAAAGCCGTGGATAAAGGGCTGATCACCGCAGAAGTTGCTGCGACACTCACGGTAGAACAGGCCATCGATCTGCTCTTCCAGCCGGGATTCTCCACTGCGGATAAGATCACGGACATCTCGGGCAGGGGTGTCGGCCTCGACGTAGTAAAACGGTCCATTGAATCGCTCAAAGGCACCATCAAGGTAGAGACCAGTCCCGGGAAAGGCAGTACCTTTGAACTGCTCCTTCCGCCCACCATGGCAATCGTCGATGTGATGATTGTACGGATCTGCAGCCGGCGCCTTGCAATACCGATCAGCAGCATCGTGGAAGTGGCGAATTTCAAAAAGGACGGTATGCACCGGATCGGGAAAGGCGACGTTACCATGCTTCGGGATGAAGTGCTCCAGATCCTCTGGCTTAACGAGATGGTCGGGAGTTCGGACCGGTGCGAGATACTCATTGTTGTCCAGTACCAGAAACGGAAATGCTGTATTCCTGTCGATGCCGTTGAGGGCAAGCAGGAAGTTGTGGTAAAACCGCTGAGCAGTTTTATCGGAACCACAAAAGGGATCAGCGGGGTGACCATTCTCGGAGACGGGGATGTTGTGCCGGTTCTCGATATAAACACAATGCAGGAATGA